From Bradyrhizobium sp. 4:
CTTAGCTCGCGCTGCCACGACGAATTCCTTTACCGGCTTCTCGAAATTTGGAAACGAACCTGCGTTAGTTTATTGTCTTGAGCATGATCCCATTGGAAAACCGCTGCACAGTTTTCCGGATCATGCTCTAGCGCGTTGCGTCCGCCAGCCAGCCGAACACCGAGAAAACCAAGGGCTTTCGCTCCAGATTGTAGGTTTCGGTGTCGCGCGCGGCGCGGACGATCTTTTCCCATACCTCAGCTAGGCGCGCAAGGCGCGGCAGGTTCTGGTTGGCATTGGCCTCGTCGGCGTGCAGGCGTTCCGCGATCCAGCGATCGATGCCGTCGATGAAGGCGGCAAGCGCAACGCGGTCGCTCGTGCCGAGCGATTCGCCGAGCGTGTGCAATTCGCGCGGATCGACCTGCGGCAGTCGCGCCAGCAGCGCGGCCGTACGTTGCTGGAGCTTCAGGGCGTCACCGCCGAGCAGCGTCAGCCCCCGCGCGACGCTGCCCTCGGACGCCTCCGCCGCCTCGCGCAACGCCGGATCATTCGGGTCGAGATCGGCCGCGGTGGCGGCTGCTCCAATCACGTCGTCAATTGCGAGCGCGCGCAGGCGCAGCTTGCGGCAGCGCGACTGAATTGTGGCGAGCACGCGCGCCGGCGCGTGGCTCACCAGCAGGAACAGCGATTGCTGCGGCGGCTCCTCGAGAATTTTCAGCAGCGCGTTGGCGGCATTTGGATTGAGCTCGTCGACGGTATCGACGATGCAGACGCGCCAGCCTTCGGCCGCCGCGGTCGAGCCGAAGAAACCGATCGTCTCGCGCGTCTCGTCCACGGTGATTACCGTGCGCATCACGCCGCGATCGTTGGCGGTGCGCTCCAGCGTCAACAGGCCCCCATGCGAGCTCGCCGCAACCTGCCGCGCCACGGCGTCATCAGGATTGATGGCGAGATCCTCGGCGCGCTGCACCGAAAGCGCCAGCGGCTGGCCGTGAGCGAGCACGAAGCGAGCCATCCGATAGGCCAGCGTCGCCTTGCCGATGCCTTGCGGCCCGCCAATCAGCCAGGCATGCGGGATGCGCCCGCTGCGATAGGCGGCGAGCAGCGCGGTCTCGGCCTCGCGATGGCCGAACAGAACGCTCGTCTCGCGCGGATGAGAAATGGCGGTTTCGCGCTCGGTCTGACGCGGGCTCATATGGACACCACCGATGCCGGCGTCGGAAGCAGGCGATCACGCAACGCGGTCCAGATGCGTCCGGCAACCGTATCAGGGTCGGAATTGGCGTCGATCAGCACGCAGCGCGCAGGATCGTCCGCTGCGATCTTGCGATAGGCCTCGCGCAGACCTTGATGGAAACCGAGCTTCTCGGCCTCGAACCTGTCCGGCGTGCCGCTGCCGCGGCGTGCGGCCGCGCGCTGCAAGCCGATCTCGACCGGCAGATCAAGGATGATGGTGAGGTCCGGCTTGAGATCTCCGATCGTGACCCGCTCCATCGCGTTGATCAGCGCCGCCGGTACCCGGCCGAGGCTGCCCTGATAGGCCCGCGTCGAGTCGGCGAAGCGGTCGCACAGCACCCAGGTGCCCTGGTTGAGCGCGGGCTGGATCACGGTGCGGACATGGTCGTCGCGCGCGGCCGCGAACAGCAACGTCTCGGCCTCGGGTCCGAGCAGTTTGCCCATGCCTGACAGCACCAGATGCCGCATGATCTCGGCGCCCGGCGAGCCGCCCGGCTCGCGCGTGACGAGGATGCGCATCCTGGCTGCCTTGAGACGATCGGCGAGCTTCTTGATCTGGGTCGACTTGCCAGTGCCCTCGCCGCCTTCAAAGGTGACGAAACGCCCGCGTCCGGACGGCCACTTTACCGCACTTTCACTCATGATCAGAGCTTCTCGGCGCCCGCACGGAACATGCCGATCACGAGCTCGCTGGCGCCGTCGATCGCGCGGCGCACGGTCGAGCCAGTGCCGATCGCGTCTGCAGCATAGACCGGCGTCTCCACCGCGATGTTGCCGCTGCGCCAGACCCTGACCAGCCCGACCTTCTGCCCGGCCTCGACCGGCGCGCGCACCGGGCCGCTATAGACGACGCGCGCGATCAGCTTGTCGCTGCCGTTCTTGTGCACCATCACTTTCACGGGCGTCTTGGCGACCAGTTTCACCGAACGGCTCTCGCCGCCGAACACCTTGGCGTAGCCGACGGGCTGATCGGCCGCGATCAGGGTGCGGGTCTCGAAATTGCGAAAACCCCATTCCAGCATCTTCTTGGCTTCGGTGGCGCGATCTTCGGGGTCTTCCAGCCCGTTGACGACGACGATCAGCCGCGTGCCGTTCTGCACGGCCGAGCCGACCATGCCGTAGCCGCCTTCCTTGGTGTAGCCGGTCTTCAGACCGTCGGCGCCTTCCATGGAATTGAGCAACGGATTGCGGTTGGGCTGG
This genomic window contains:
- a CDS encoding DNA polymerase III subunit delta'; its protein translation is MSPRQTERETAISHPRETSVLFGHREAETALLAAYRSGRIPHAWLIGGPQGIGKATLAYRMARFVLAHGQPLALSVQRAEDLAINPDDAVARQVAASSHGGLLTLERTANDRGVMRTVITVDETRETIGFFGSTAAAEGWRVCIVDTVDELNPNAANALLKILEEPPQQSLFLLVSHAPARVLATIQSRCRKLRLRALAIDDVIGAAATAADLDPNDPALREAAEASEGSVARGLTLLGGDALKLQQRTAALLARLPQVDPRELHTLGESLGTSDRVALAAFIDGIDRWIAERLHADEANANQNLPRLARLAEVWEKIVRAARDTETYNLERKPLVFSVFGWLADATR
- the tmk gene encoding dTMP kinase, yielding MSESAVKWPSGRGRFVTFEGGEGTGKSTQIKKLADRLKAARMRILVTREPGGSPGAEIMRHLVLSGMGKLLGPEAETLLFAAARDDHVRTVIQPALNQGTWVLCDRFADSTRAYQGSLGRVPAALINAMERVTIGDLKPDLTIILDLPVEIGLQRAAARRGSGTPDRFEAEKLGFHQGLREAYRKIAADDPARCVLIDANSDPDTVAGRIWTALRDRLLPTPASVVSI